From a region of the Bradyrhizobium diazoefficiens genome:
- a CDS encoding MBL fold metallo-hydrolase gives MSLKYSVGELTIHRVIEQETPFFPALEFIPGLTPEVLAENREWMRQAKALDEQDTLILCFQSYVVKTPHHTILIDSCIGNDKPRPQRPKWHQKTDDTYLRGLAAAGVSVDDIDFVMCTHLHADHVGWNTRLENGRWVPTFPKARYVFAKQEFDYWTEHNAKTEVPAFADSVLPVVEAGRHELVGNDHQIGDHVRILPTPGHTPGHVAFTIGRGKDDAVFSGDLIHSPLQALYPELSMKFDVDQAAAAKTRRGFLERYCDTGTLCCTAHFPSPSVGKIRRKGSGFVCAAV, from the coding sequence ATGAGCCTCAAATACTCAGTCGGCGAGCTCACCATCCATCGCGTCATCGAGCAGGAAACACCGTTCTTTCCGGCGCTGGAATTCATCCCGGGCCTGACGCCGGAGGTGCTGGCCGAGAACCGGGAATGGATGCGGCAGGCCAAAGCACTGGATGAGCAGGATACGCTGATCCTGTGCTTCCAGTCCTACGTGGTGAAGACACCGCATCACACCATCCTGATCGACAGCTGCATCGGCAACGACAAGCCGCGGCCGCAGCGGCCGAAATGGCACCAGAAGACCGACGACACCTATTTGCGCGGCCTTGCCGCCGCCGGCGTCTCGGTTGACGACATCGACTTCGTGATGTGCACGCATCTGCATGCCGATCACGTCGGCTGGAACACGCGGCTGGAGAACGGCCGCTGGGTGCCGACCTTCCCCAAGGCGCGCTATGTCTTCGCCAAGCAGGAGTTCGATTACTGGACCGAGCACAATGCGAAGACCGAAGTGCCGGCCTTTGCCGACAGCGTGCTGCCGGTGGTCGAGGCCGGACGCCACGAGCTCGTTGGCAATGACCACCAGATCGGCGATCACGTCCGCATCCTGCCGACACCGGGCCACACGCCGGGCCATGTTGCGTTCACCATCGGACGCGGCAAGGACGACGCGGTGTTCTCCGGCGACCTGATCCATTCGCCGTTGCAGGCGCTCTATCCGGAGCTGTCGATGAAGTTCGACGTCGATCAGGCCGCGGCGGCGAAAACGCGCCGAGGCTTTCTGGAACGCTATTGCGACACCGGCACGCTGTGCTGCACCGCGCATTTCCCCTCGCCGTCGGTGGGGAAGATCAGGCGCAAGGGCAGCGGCTTCGTCTGCGCGGCGGTGTAG
- a CDS encoding glutathione S-transferase family protein gives MKLTFSPASPFARKVRIAAIELGLIDKIELTPATVAPGTANEDYSRITPLKKLPVLITNDGDVILDSYVIVEYLNEMAGGSLIPDYGPRRWKAKTNHSLINGMLDSMLLCRYEKMVRPQGLQWQAWSDDHWNRVWTGMARFENMPEVLNGPFDISQIGLVCVLGYADFRFADCGWRKTYPKLDAFNQKMLERPSVKISVPPAG, from the coding sequence ATGAAACTCACGTTCTCCCCCGCCTCGCCCTTCGCCCGCAAGGTGCGCATCGCAGCGATCGAGCTTGGGCTGATCGACAAGATCGAGCTGACACCCGCGACCGTCGCGCCGGGCACCGCCAATGAGGACTATTCGCGCATCACGCCGCTGAAGAAGCTGCCGGTGCTGATCACCAATGACGGCGACGTGATCTTGGATTCCTATGTGATCGTCGAATATCTCAACGAGATGGCCGGCGGCAGCCTGATCCCGGATTACGGCCCGCGGCGCTGGAAGGCCAAGACCAACCACTCCCTGATCAACGGCATGCTCGATTCCATGCTGCTGTGCCGCTACGAGAAGATGGTGCGGCCGCAGGGCCTGCAATGGCAGGCATGGTCGGACGACCATTGGAATCGGGTCTGGACCGGCATGGCGCGCTTCGAGAACATGCCCGAAGTCCTGAACGGCCCGTTCGACATCTCGCAGATCGGTCTCGTTTGCGTGCTCGGCTATGCCGACTTCCGCTTCGCCGATTGCGGCTGGCGCAAGACCTATCCGAAGCTCGACGCTTTCAATCAGAAGATGCTGGAGCGGCCCTCGGTCAAGATCTCGGTGCCGCCGGCCGGCTAG